In the Micromonospora narathiwatensis genome, one interval contains:
- the pdhA gene encoding pyruvate dehydrogenase (acetyl-transferring) E1 component subunit alpha, translating to MAKGDPGVTTRGRRAAPRSKRAAVAGEPELVQLLTPEGERIESALGPDGTEYRVDFTDEEYRGLYRDLVLVRKLDAEATALQRQGELGLWASLLGQEAAQVGAGRALRTQDMAFPTYREHGVLYCRGIDPIMPLGLFRGVDQGGWDPNEFKFNMYTIVIGAQTLHAAGYAMGVAMDGKTGGDDGEAVIAFFGDGATSQGDVNESFVWASVFNAPLVFFCQNNQYAISEPLERQTRVPLYKRAAGFGFPGVRVDGNDVLASYAVTRHALDNARHGQGPSLIEAYTYRMGAHTTSDDPTRYRIASEVEAWQAKDPIARMKAFLTKQQIADESFFTEVDEQARTESVHLRERVLAMPDPEPVTMFDHVYPNGSPELDEQRQQFSKYLASFEGSAH from the coding sequence ATGGCAAAGGGCGACCCCGGGGTCACCACCCGCGGCCGGCGGGCCGCACCCCGTTCCAAGCGTGCCGCCGTAGCAGGCGAGCCGGAACTCGTACAGCTGCTCACGCCCGAGGGCGAGCGGATCGAAAGCGCGCTCGGCCCGGACGGGACCGAGTACCGCGTCGACTTCACCGACGAGGAGTACCGCGGGCTCTACCGCGACCTCGTGCTGGTCCGCAAGCTCGACGCCGAGGCGACCGCCCTGCAACGCCAGGGCGAGCTGGGCCTCTGGGCCAGTCTGCTGGGCCAGGAGGCGGCGCAGGTCGGCGCCGGCCGGGCACTGCGTACGCAGGACATGGCCTTCCCGACCTACCGGGAGCACGGCGTCCTCTACTGCCGGGGCATCGACCCGATCATGCCGCTCGGCCTGTTCCGCGGGGTCGACCAGGGCGGTTGGGACCCGAACGAGTTCAAGTTCAACATGTACACGATCGTCATCGGGGCGCAGACCCTGCACGCGGCCGGGTACGCCATGGGCGTCGCCATGGACGGCAAGACCGGCGGCGACGACGGCGAGGCGGTGATCGCCTTCTTCGGTGACGGCGCCACCAGCCAGGGCGACGTCAACGAGTCGTTCGTCTGGGCCAGCGTCTTCAACGCCCCGCTGGTGTTCTTCTGCCAGAACAACCAGTACGCCATCTCGGAGCCGCTGGAGCGGCAGACCCGCGTCCCGCTGTACAAGCGGGCGGCCGGCTTCGGCTTCCCCGGCGTCCGGGTGGACGGCAACGACGTGCTCGCGTCGTACGCGGTGACCCGGCACGCGCTGGACAACGCGCGGCACGGCCAGGGGCCGAGCCTGATCGAGGCGTACACGTACCGGATGGGGGCGCACACCACCTCCGACGACCCCACCCGCTACCGGATCGCCAGCGAGGTCGAGGCCTGGCAGGCCAAGGACCCGATCGCCCGGATGAAGGCGTTCCTGACCAAGCAGCAGATCGCCGACGAGTCGTTCTTCACCGAGGTCGACGAGCAGGCCCGCACCGAGTCCGTGCACCTGCGCGAGCGGGTGCTCGCCATGCCCGACCCGGAGCCGGTGACCATGTTCGACCACGTCTACCCGAACGGGTCGCCCGAGCTCGACGAGCAGCGGCAGCAGTTCAGCAAGTACCTGGCTTCGTTCGAGGGGAGCGCGCACTGA